In Vicia villosa cultivar HV-30 ecotype Madison, WI unplaced genomic scaffold, Vvil1.0 ctg.000561F_1_1, whole genome shotgun sequence, the sequence ttattttgccaTTGTTTCTGGTTGTTTCTAATTTGAACTAACAGATCATATTCCAGAGATGCAACTCCAGAATATTAAGAGTTGATACAGAGATGCATCTTCAGATTAATCTAATATGCAAAATTGGTTGCCTCATCAATTTGAATTGAGAAATGTATAAAACGGTGCTTCCTGAGATGAATCTCCGTACGCTATGGGCAGTTGTGACTTTTCACGGTGACGGGGAGCACCTCTAAGGGCGACAAGAGTAATCCCTTATTTTAGTAGGTAATTACATTCTCAAGCCCAAACCCAATTTGCGGATATTTACCCTATCCGTTATGGGTATTTTTTTGGGTACTTACTGGGTACCCATAAGGGTGACAAGGGTAATCCGCTATTTTAGTAGGTAATTGCATTCTCATGTCCAAACCCAATTGCGGATATTAATCCTATCCGTTATGGGTATTTTTGTGGGTACCTACTGAGTATGAGGCAAATTATGATCCCTACATTCAATGACTGAcccataatattttaatttttaaaaaataaagtgtGACATTTGAGAAATTAAGGTTCTGAGTGTGATATATAGAGaataaacatttattagtcaTAAGCTATTTGTAGAGTCTCCATCCCATTTGTTTGTTACTTGTATCTTGGTTTCAAGTGATTAGTGTAGTATTTTCTTGTGGCTTGGGGAGCATTTTAGCTATTCCAAGGGATTCTAGGTtagtttttgagttttttttcttaGAGTGTAAGTTTAAAATAAGAAGTGGATTTATTATGATTTGACATGCCGTGATATAGACTATTTGGTCTGCTAGTAATGATAAATTGTTTATCAGAAAGTCAACAAATGTTAAAGAGGAAGGCTTGGTGTAAAACTCTAAATCTAGACACGCTTTTCTACCAATTAGCTAGCTAAGTCAAAACCGCAGGATGTACATGAAGACGAAAGGTTGGTGTAAAACTCTAAATAAGACAATTTGGATAATATTTCGTAGCCTGGGAAATTCTGAAATAGCACGTAGTCATATCTCGCAATGATAAATGTGACAATTTGAATATCCTCAATACTTTTAACAGCCCCACTCCTCACACACAAATATTTTTGTCATACCTTCAATCAGTACTTTAGTCAGTACTCAAATCTTTCATCAGTTTTGATAGAAAAAATAGTTTTTCACAAACTTGATATGAAGTAACTAAATACTCCTACTTATTTTAAGAATCTCTTTTGATATATTCTCAAATACcttataaaaaatttaactaCGAGTATCAATCTAATCTAAATTGAAATACCATCAAGTGGCACCACAAGATTTCAATATTTATGAACATTAGTATTTAAAGTATGTTGTCTATCATTACTCTCATACATCATTCATCATGAATACAACAGGTTCAcagataacaacaacaacaacaacaacaaaatttctAAAATGCCAAACAACATCACATTGGAGCAAACAATCATTTGTTGAAAAACCAACAGAGTAATTCAAACTTTTGAAGCCAACAACACATATAATAATTGTTTTgaaaatacattcaattataaATATGAGAAGTGTATTCCTCACACTTTAAATGTGACGGAATGAGCTGAATATTCTAAGTTAAAACTTCTCTTAACTAAGAACATTTTCTCCttaatcttttcaattttttcccTGCCCAGCCTATAACATGAGAAACTAATACTCTCCAAAAACTGGCTATTCTCCATAACAAATTTAGCAAAACTTAACTCCAGCTTACCACCATCAAAATTTTCAAATCTTACCACTTTAAGAGTAGACAGAAAACATTCGGGTACGATTGCGAAATCAGGCGGTTCTGTGTAAGAATCAATTGCCTgatgaaataaaaaacataacatGTTAATATTATATAACAAAACAAGCTACAATCaagagaatgaaaaaaaaaactcaaataagtATTTACTATTATGTATTTATCTTCAATAACGAAAACATTAACACCATTTTTACTTTTTTACATATTTCAActataaataatcaaaacaaatagaTATCTTATTTTCACTTCTTATTTGTAGTTACACTGTCAGAGATTATCTTAGTTGGATTTTGTAAAATTTAAAGAGATTATCAATCACGAACCTGTAAAACTAGAGTCTCTAGACATGGTGACTTTAGAAGTAAGGCTAACAAAAGCTCAAAGGTAAGAGAGTAGTATAGATGCAGGTAGCCCAACATTTGAAATGCAGGAATATCAACCAAATAAGGTTTCATTGGTGCAAGATCCtgaacaacaaaaggaaaaatgtGTTACACTATAGACTTTTATCTATCGCATGAAACAATTTCTTATCAAAATTAACTTAAAAGTTGAAGCAAAAAAATCATACCTGAATTAGTTTTAAACGTTTCAAATTATTAATAttgaaaagtttgcaaaaaaaattcttcatttgTTGCCCACTCTTGACGTTTGATTTCGTTAGAAAAATGGAGGCTTTAGCAACATGAGCATCTAGCAAAATGGTCTCGAGTGATATATAACCCTCATAACGATATTTTGTAACATAGGAAGCGCGAATCACAATTTCAGCATGAGATACATCATACGACCTAAGCCATTGACGACTTATTTCAACCTTTTCAAGAAGTGGCGCTTCTATAGTAACACGTTTTACATCTAACCAAATGCAATCATATGACTTATATTCTCTAAGAACTGGGAAATTAAGTGTTAACTCTTTGGACTGATTGGAGGAGTAACAAGTAATATTCATTGTATATTCCATTGCAATCAAATTCAGGACAGTGAGGGATGAAAGACAAACAAAAAACGGAAATTGGATGATAGAATCCATACTCAGCCTCAACTTCTCCAAGGACTGGCATTTCAAAATGGGATAGCATGAAATGTTGCACTGTTTACGGGAAGAGACAGAAATCTCTCtaacatttttatttgaaacacGAGATATCAATTCACTGAAAATGAAGGGGTCATATTTCTCTGAAAGAGAAAGATCAAATATGTTGATGTTTGAAGTATTGAGATGAAGCATCATCCTGCATACAAAGTTGATAAAAGTAGTTTTGTTTATCTTTTGGTGAGAATAAATACCATGTTTATGATCTCCAAAACATAGGTTTGCGAGAAATGTCCACATGTATATCCACCTCTGTGATAAAATACTAGTACGAATTGCATCTCTCAttggaagaaaagaaagaatatgaacAATGATATCGTCAGGTAGCTTGCTTATCATATCTTCGCCTTGATTGGATTTTTGCCTCTGGGAACGATTATTCTCATGTCTGTTACGTGCAGTAAGAAAACCACCAGAATCCATTTTTGTAGCAAGTTCCTAAAACAAACAATGAATTCACAAATGGTATAAAAAAGTGTTAACTAACAACCATTTATGGAtatagaaaggagaagaaaaataTCAGTTTTATGATATGTATTTAGggcaaaatacaaaaaaatgtaAGATGAAATTGATACTATTCTGTCCGATTCCAATTAATGGGAAAAGCATGCAGAGGGAAAAACTAAGAGATCTAAGTAATAAACAACCGATAAACCTccaaaaaaagttttacactgtacTTTTGTTCTTTAAACGATAGGTGGCGGACTATTCAATAGGTGGCGGACTATTCGATTGGTGGCTGACTGATAGGTTTTATTAGCAGTGAGTTGCCATAGTGCGGTTATTCCCGTCGGAGGTTGGTGGAGAGGGAACTTTCTTTCGGCTGCCTTTTAGCAGTAagaaatgaaaatttgaaattaggTTAAACATATTTGGGAGTAATGGAAAAGAatatatttggaaaaaaaatatgttttaatatacTATAATTAAAGCAATTTTTACCACATGAAAGcgtgtaaataattttttttttcttttgcactctgatttttaGGGGAATGAGATTCTAGTAATTTAGAGTGTCGAGAAGTCATGATATTGGTTAAgtattatttttatcaaaaatcgAATTCAGTGTTTCCCAATTTTTCGTTCCTTAGCAGAAGTTCATTTATCACTCAAGGTCAATTGCTCGATTAAATTTACATTTTCTTGATGAACGAAAACTTAGTGGTTTTTATTAACCATTTAACATTCACAcctattgaaaaataataattgaaataccTGAAAGCGGAAAGAAATTTTACAAGAAATTTTACAAGTCAATGATCATAGttgttaaaaatttattaatatttcactttttctataatcatatataaatttaCTTGTGAATGGGCCAATCTTTCAAAATTGCTAGTGAGTAGGGGTGGCAATAGGCTAAGTTATTCAACTCAACTTTATATAGGCTAAGTTAGGGGTGTTCAAATTAATCGGTTATATAAATTATCCATATTCATATCTAAATCCGGTTataaaaaacttgttaattttagTATGGTTATTAACCAAATCCACATTTTGGACATTTTATAAATATAGTTTTAACCAATTCCATATTTTGAACATCCATatccaaaataaaaactaaattaaaatattgtcagaaaatccaattttttcagaaatacaattttttttaaaaacgatAAAGTtggtttttttcaaaaatataaaaactgattttatttctaaaatcataaaaaaaaaacagttttttttaaaaatacga encodes:
- the LOC131629395 gene encoding F-box/FBD/LRR-repeat protein At3g14710-like — translated: MNITCYSSNQSKELTLNFPVLREYKSYDCIWLDVKRVTIEAPLLEKVEISRQWLRSYDVSHAEIVIRASYVTKYRYEGYISLETILLDAHVAKASIFLTKSNVKSGQQMKNFFCKLFNINNLKRLKLIQDLAPMKPYLVDIPAFQMLGYLHLYYSLTFELLLALLLKSPCLETLVLQAIDSYTEPPDFAIVPECFLSTLKVVRFENFDGGKLELSFAKFVMENSQFLESISFSCYRLGREKIEKIKEKMFLVKRSFNLEYSAHSVTFKV